A genome region from Staphylococcus capitis subsp. capitis includes the following:
- the fapR gene encoding transcription factor FapR, with product MKLKKDERRIAIQNAIDANPFITDHELCEKFGVSIQTIRLDRTHLNIPELRKRIKLVAEQNYGQIRSIEANEIIGDLIQVEPDIEAQSLIEITEDTVFAKTQIARGHILFAQANSLCVALIHNPTVLTQESQVEFIAKVKLNDTVRAKAQVIDKTCKHYIIEVNSYVKDKLVFKGNFKMFYISEDEFNG from the coding sequence TTGAAACTAAAGAAGGACGAACGAAGAATAGCTATTCAAAATGCTATTGATGCTAACCCCTTTATTACTGATCATGAACTTTGCGAAAAGTTTGGCGTGAGTATTCAAACAATACGTTTAGACCGTACACATTTAAATATTCCTGAGTTACGTAAGAGAATTAAGTTAGTGGCAGAACAGAACTATGGTCAAATTAGATCGATTGAAGCTAATGAAATTATTGGAGACTTAATACAAGTTGAGCCAGATATTGAAGCTCAATCTCTAATTGAGATTACTGAAGATACTGTCTTTGCTAAAACTCAAATTGCTAGAGGACATATCCTCTTTGCGCAGGCGAATTCTTTGTGCGTAGCATTAATACATAATCCAACAGTACTGACACAGGAAAGTCAGGTTGAATTTATCGCAAAAGTGAAATTAAATGATACGGTAAGAGCAAAGGCTCAAGTCATAGATAAAACATGTAAGCATTATATTATAGAAGTTAATTCATATGTGAAAGATAAATTAGTTTTTAAAGGGAATTTTAAAATGTTTTATATAAGTGAGGATGAATTCAATGGTTAA